The sequence CAGGGCGCGGCCGCGGGCGTGCCCGGGGTCGGCGCCGACGGTGAACGCGGTTTCCCCGAGGAGGAGTTCGGCGGCGCGGCAGAACAGTTCGAGGCGGGCCAGGTCGAGGCGGGGCCCGCCGCCGGTCAGGGTGCGGGGGGTGGTGGCGTGCCCGGCGGCGGGGGCGGGGGGTGTGCAGGTGGCGAGGGGGACGGGGAGTTGGGGCAGGTCCCCCGGCAGGGGTGCGGGCAGGGGTCCGCAGCGGTGCTCGCCGAGGGCGGTGATCCGCCGCAGTGCCTCGGCGAGTCCGGTCGGGGGCGCGAGGTGGACGTGGCGGTCCGCGTCGATCCGTTCGGGGCCGAGCCAGCTGTAGTGGTCGGCGCGCGCGGGGCGGGCGTCGGCGAGGAGGACGGTGGGGATGCCGGGGAGCAGCCGCGGGTCGTCGGCCTCGGTGGCCGGGTCGGGCAGGCGGGCGGCCGCGCACAGCAGCCGGTGCGCGGCGGCGCCGGCCAGCAGCGCGGCGAACGTGCCCGGGATCCTTCGGGGTTGCGGCTCGACGGCGGTGTGGGTGAGGCGGGCTTCGAGGGCCGCTGCGTCGGCGCGTGCCTGGGCGGTGCTGCCGGGGGCGGTCACGTATCCGGTGGCGCCGCCCCGTCCGGCGGCGACCGCCCGGTCCGGGCCCGTGCCGCGGACGGTCAGCAGGATGCGGTCCGGGGGCAGGTCCGGGTCGGGGGTGAGGGTGACGGGCACACCGCCTGCGGTCAGCGCCCGTACGGCGGCGGTGGCGGTCGGGGAGTTCGGGTCGGAGGCCAGGACCTCGGCCCGGGCGGTGGCCAGGAGGGCGGCCGCGGCGTCGGGGTGCGCGGCGGTGGCGTCGATCCACCGTGCGACGGCGGGGTGGGGGTGGGGGTGGGGGGCGGCGGGTGGTGCGGGGAGGAGGAGGTCGTGGTCGGCGAGCCGGTCGAGGAGGGTGTCGGTGGCGGCGCGGACGGCCGATCCGGGCTCCAGGCCGTCCCGGAATCCGGCGAGGCCCCCGGTGCGCAGGGGTTCCTCCAGCAGGCCCCACACCACGGGGACGGCGGTGCTGCCTTCCAGGGTGAGGCTGCCGCGCCGCCCCCGCAGGTGCAGGCCGGCGCGCAGCGGTGTGACGGCGGTGCCGGGGCGCAGTCGGTCGCCGGGGTGCGGCCGGCCGCCGTCGCTCGCGCGGTCCCCGCCGGCGGCGCCGGTGCCACCGGTGTCCTCGGCGGCATCGGCGGGGACCGCGGTGTTCTCGGTGTCGTGGGTGGTGGGTTCGCCGGTCATGTGCGGGCCTCCACCGCGTCGATGACGGCGCCGATCTCGGTGCGCCAGTCGCAGCCGGTCAGGGCGGGCACGGCGCGGACGACGAGGTGCGCGGCGAGGTAGCGCTCCAGGGGGCGGACGTCGCAGACGGTCAACAGCCGGTACAGGGCGTTGGTGCAGGCCCGGTGGATGAGGTAGTCGGGGCGGCTCCACATCGTGCCCTGCGGGTCGGCGCGGCGCAGCAGTCGGTGGAACTCGCTGTAGCGGGTGCGGATGTCCTGGTTCCAGCGTTCGTGGGCGGCGGCGTCGCCGGTGGCGGCCGCCCGGGTCCGGTAGGCGAGGGGGTTTCCGTGGAGGTCGGCGCCGGCGGCGTGGCGGCGGGCCGTGAGTTGCCAGGCGTCGCGGGAGAAGTCGGCCCAGGCCTGTTCCCAGTCGTGTGTGTGTCCGTCGGCGATGCGTGCGACGAGGGCGGTGACGGTGTCCCCGGCGGCTTGCGCGTGGCGTTCGAAGGTGGCGCGGAGTCTTCCGTCGGGGTCGTCGTGGAGGAGGAAGTCCTCCAGGTGGGAGACGTAGGACCAGTGTCCGCCGGTCAGGCCGCCGGGGTGGGCGCAGGCGTGGGCGGCCAGGGCGGTGACCGCGAGGCGGAGCCGGGCCCGGTCGGTGTCCCCGTGCCGGCCGAGGAAGTCGGCGCCGGCCCGTAGGGCGTCCAGGCCCGAGTGCAGCAGGTCCTCGCGCAGGCGGGTCCCGTCCGCTCCGAGCAGGCCCCGTACCGGTCTCCGGTCGACGGGTTCGATGCGGGTGGTGTTGTCGGGGTGGACGGGCCCGTAGGGCGGGGGGAGGAGTTCGGCGCGCCCGGCCTCGGCGGCCTGTTGCAGGAGTTGGGCCCGGTCGAGGTCGCTGTGGGAGGGGTGTGCGCGCAGCCAGGTGCGGATGCGGGCGGCGGCGGCCCGGGCGGTGTCGGCGACGGCGGCGGGGTCGCTGCCCTGCAGGCGCAGCCGCAGGTGCGGGCCGTGGAGCCAGTGCCGCTCGACGTGGGCGGTGGTGCCGTCGGCGGTGGCGGCGGTGGCCAGGGGCAGCATGACCTCGCGCAGCAGCGGGGCTTTGACCGGGTGGTGGTAGTAGGCGGCGACGTCCAGCGCGCCGTGGTCGCGGGTCTCTGGTCCCGGGGTGGCTTCGGGGTCGGGGGACGGCATGTCCGGTGCGCTCCTGTCGTGGTGCTGCGGGCCGGTCGGGTGGGTCATCGTGGGCGTCCGTCCCGGTAGACCTCCAGGGCGAGTTCGACGGCCCGGGTGGGTGCGGGCAGGCCGCCGGGGGCGGGCAGTGCCTCCTCCAGGACGACGCCGTCGGGGTGTCGGGACAGCCATTTGGCCAGGCAGCGCAGGTGCAGGGCGTTGCCGAGGTCCGCGAGGTGCGGTTTGGGGCGGGTCAGGCGGCTGAGGAAGTCTTCGGTGGCGCGGCCGGTGGGGGCGGCGGCGACCGGGTGGAGGAAGACCTGTTCGGGCAGGCCGAGGCGGGCGCGCCAGTCGGCCGTGGCGGTGGCGGGGACCCGGTGGGGGTGGGTGTCGGCGGCGAGGTCGGCGCGCAGGGCGGCCACGACGGCGGGCGGCAGGAGCCAGCGGCGGCGTTGGAGGATGACGTGGCGGTGGCGGAGGCGGGAGCTGACGGTGACCGGGCCGCCGGGTGCGTCGAGGGTCCGGCGGGGGGCGAGGGGGCGGAGGTCGACGGCGCCGGCGGGGTGGTCGGCGAGGTGGGGTGCGATGCGGGCGGGCAGGAGCACGGGGGCGAGGAAGCCGGGGTAGAGCACGTCGAGGGGTTCGCCGGTGGTCCGCAGGTGGATGCGGACCTGGTCGGTGGCTTCGTCGTGGACGAGTTCGAGGTCGGCCTCGGCGATGGGGGTGCGGTCGCGGTCGGGGCCGATCTCGTCGGGGACCAGGAGGGGGTGGAGGTTGGCGTTGAATCCGCCGACGGGGCGGATCTGGGCGGGGCGGGCGCCGGGGCCGAGGCCGCGCCGGATCTGCCGGGACACCTCGGTGGTGGCGCGGGGGTCGAGGAAGTCCAGGAAGCGGCTGGTGAAGCGGCCCCAGCCGCCGTAGACGTGGTTGACGGTCAGCAGTCCGGCGGCGGGGTCGCGTTGGAGGAAGTAGGTGTAGCTGAGGGGGCGTTCGAGGGCCGTGGCGGGGAGTCGTTCCCCGAGGGTCTTGAGGGTGTCCGCGGGCAGGACGGCCTCGTCGGGGGCGGCGGGGGTGGTGCGGTCCCGGGGGCTGTCGGGCTCGCGCAGGGCGGCGGTGATCTCGGCGCGCAGCCGGGCCAGGGGTTCGGTCTCGGTGGGGAACGCGTCGCGGTCGGCGGGGTCGAGCAGGGCGATGCGTCCGGCGGACTCCCAGGCGGCGGTGACGTCGGCGCCGAACTCCCAGGGGTGCGCGCAGCGTCCGCCTCGGCCGTAGCGTTCGACGAAGCGGTCCCGCAGGACGCGGCGGACGAGGTGGCCGAGGTCGAAGAGTTCGGCGAGGGCGGTGACCTCGGCGAGGGCCTCGTGGTCGGCGGCGCCGAGGAACCCGTCGAGTACCGGCGGGCGCGGGGCGATCACGTCCTCGGACAGGACGGTCAGCGGGGCGGAGCCGGTGGGGACGGGCCGGCCGGCGGCGGCCAGCTCGGCGGTCCAGCGCTGGGTGAGGGCGGTGAGCAGGCCGGGGCGGTCGGTGGCCGGGGCGGCGGCGAACCGGGCGGTCAGCGCGCCGAGTTCGGCGATCCGGTCGGCGCGGTGGGCGTCCTCGGGGTGGCCGGGTGCGAAGGAGCGTACCCAGGCGCCGAGGCGTTGCAGGGGGTCGGGGTCCTGCGGGGCGACGGGGTGCTGCGGGACCAGCAGGTCCGCGCGGGTGAGCCGGTCGAGGAAGGCCGCGACCGCGGCCCGGCCGCCACCGCTGCCGTCCCCGTCACCCCCGTCTCCCCCGCCGTCGCCCCCGTCGCCCCCGTCGTTCCCGTCGCCGCCGTCGTGCTCGTCGTCCGGGCCGTGCGGGCAGAGCGCCGCGGCCAGGTGCCGGGTCAGGTCCGGGAGGGGTACGGGGTTCTCGGCGAGGTGGGTAAGCAGGCGCAGCGGTCCGCCGGAGGTCACCTCGGCCTGGTCCTCGCCGGGTACGAGGTAGCGGCCGCCGGCGAAGGAGGGCCGGTCGCGGGTGTAGGCGGTGCGGGGGCCGTCGGTCCGTGCGGTGCTGGTGACGCGGTGGGGAAGGGTGGTGCGCCGGTGCGGCGCGTCGAGGAGGGCGAGGGTCAGCGCGGTGGTCAGGGTGCGGTTGGCCCGTACGACGGAGCGCAGGGGGCCGTCGAGGACGGGTGCGGCGCCCCAGGAGGTCACCGGGCGGGCGGGGCCGTCGGCCGGGTCGCCGGCCAGTGGGCCCCATCCGACCGCCGTGAACCATGACAGCGGGCTGGTCTTGGTGCTGGCCCGCAGGGCGTAGCGCAGCACGGTGGGTTCCTCCTTGCGGGCGCGGCGGTCGGCCGTGCCGGTGGCGGCACGGTTCATGGCGCGTAGCAGGTCGGCGCTGGTCAGGGCGGTGGCCTTGGCGAGGGCGGGTTCGCGGCAGAGGGCGGCGAGCGCGGCGCGTTCGGCGTCGAGGGCGGGGCCGCAGGCGGTGTCGAGGGCGGTGAGGAGGGTGGTGCGGTCGGCGCGCAGGGCGAGCCAGGCCGCGAGGCGGGGCAGGCGGGCCGGCAGGTCGCCGAGGCGGGCGAGGAGGGCGGGGCGGGGTTCGCGGCGGTTGTGCAGGGCCCGGCGCAGGGGCAGGACGGTGTCGCGGTGGAAGTCGGCGGGATGGGAGTCGCGGGCGGCGTAGAGGTCGTCGCAGAGCGGTGCGGCGGTCAGGGCCAGTTCGGTGTCGAGCCGGTGGAGGCGGGTCAGCAGGTCCCGGAATGCGGCCGCGGCGGGATGCTGGGCCGGGTGGGCGAGGACGGTGGCGCGGGCCAGCGCGTAGGGCGCGGACCGTACCCGGTAGCCGTCGGGGCCGGGGGCGGAGTGCGGGCGCGGCTGCGGCATGGGTTCCCGTCCTGTGGGTGGGGGCGGCGCGCGGCTTCCCGCCGGGCGCGGGGCCCGGCGGGAAGCCTCTGGCGAACGGTCACGCGGTGGCGCTGTGGTGCGGTGGTGCGGTGTGCAATGTGCAGTGGCGCGGTGTGCGGTGACGCGGTGGTGCGATGTGCGGTGACGCGGTGGTGCGATGTGCGGTGACGCGGTGGTGCGATGTGCGGTGACGCGGTGGTGCGATGTGCGGTGACGCGGTGGTGCGGTGGTGCGGTGGTGCGGTGGTGCTGCGGTGCGGTGGTGCTGCGGTGCGGTGGTGCTGCGGTGCGGTGGTGTTCCCCGGTTACAGGGGGAGTTCGGGCAGCTGCGGGTGGGCACAGGAGGACGAGCCGCAGGAACAGGAGCTGCCGCCGTTGGACGCGCCTCCCTCGGGCAGCGCGACGGTGTCCCGCATGGAGGTCACGGTGAGTTCACCGAGGTCGAGGTCGTCGAGGTCGAAACCGGTGGACTGCGTGGCGTCGTTCATGGGTTGCCTCTCGTGTAGGGGGTCAGACCTCGAGGGCGGTGACGTCCTGCGGCTGGGCGCAGGACGACGACCCCTGGCAGGAGCAGGAGCCCCAGGACGCCCCGCCCTCGGGCAGTGCGGCGGTGTCCCGCATCGAGGTGACGGTGAGGTCGCCGAGGTCGAGCTCCAGGTCGTGGAGTTCTGCCGCGGGGGTGTGTGCGGTGTCGGACATAGCTGTCTCCCGGGATGTGGAAGGGGAAAGCCGAAAGTGCACGGGATGCCGGTCGGCCGGACCGTCGGGAGAATATTGCGATGCCGTCCGGACGGCAGCAAGTGCCCGGGGGTTATGTGCGCCGCCCTTCCGCGTCCGGTTCCGATCGGTGATGCCGTCGTCGGCCGAAACCGGCCGCAGAGCATTTCCGGCCGATTCCCCGGCATTGCGTCCGCTCCCCCGATATTGCGCGGGGCCGGCCTGGTTCTGCGGGAGCGCGGGATTCCGTATTTTCCGGCGGGGGTGCGGAATGCGCGGCGTGCGGGCCGTCCGCGCAGGGTGCCGCACACGGTCGCGGCCCGGCACCTTCCGGCGGGGCGGGAAGCTGTGGCCCGCGGTCCGGACCGTCCCGGTGGACGGCGCGGCGCGCGGAGTCGATTCGTACGGCACCGGAATCCGCGCCACCTCTTTCGGCCGTGGGCGTTTTCCCGTCACACGGCGCAGAGGGCGGCGGCTGTTTCCCGCCATTCCCGGGAACACCCCCGACCGAATTCATTCGTCATACATTTATCGCGTGCCGGCATGTGGTCGGGTGAGATGAACCGTCCGATCCGGACACCGACATGACGGAGTGTTTCTTGACCTCTTACATCGAACACCGCGCCGGCCCACGGATGCTCCTGGCGTTGCTCTCGGCCCTGTGCGCGGTCATCGGCGCCACCACGCTCGGCACGGCCCCGGCGGCGGCCGCCGACCAGCGTCACCCGATCTACGCCGTCGCGCACCGCGTCGACACCCTGGACGGCGTGGACGCCGCGCTCGCACACGGCGCCAACGGCATCGAGATCGACGTCTGCGCGTGGTGGAACCCGAACGAATGGCGGGCCTGGCACGACTGCTCCTCGGCCGGCGACAACCGGCTGGGCCCCGGCTTCGACAGCATGGTCGACCGCATCCTCTCCCACGCGAACCAGGGACGGCGGCTGTCGCTGGTCTGGCTCGACATCAAGGACCCGAACTACTGCGGGGAGCGGGAGAACCGCGGGTGCAGCGTGGCCGGGCTGCGTGACAAAGCGCAGCGGCTGACGGCCGCGGGGATCCAGGTGCTGTACGGGTTCTACGAGTACCACGGTGGCGGTACCCCGGACGTCGGCGGCCGGGGGTGGAAGAGCCTGGAGGGCCGGCTCGGCGCGTCGGAGGGGATCACGACGACGGGGACCCGTGACCGGGCCCAGGGTGCGTTCGACCGGTCCGGTGCCGGATTCCCGGCCGGTCGCCGGGTGATGGACTACGGCGACAGCGACATCACCAAGGGGTTCGGCAACTGCACGGAGGCCACGTACTACACGTGCGCGGAGTTGAAGAGGGGCGCGGCGGACCGTGACGGCGGACGGCTCGCGGCGACGCTGTCGTGGACGACGACCTACAACGATCCCTGGTACGTGGACAAGTTGCTGGGTGAGGGGCGGGTGGACGGCATCATCGCGGGCTACGGGGCCTTCACCGGGGTGCGTGACTACGACGGCGGTTGGCAGTGCGCCAACTCGATCGGCCTGATCCGTGACTGGGTGAACCGTCACGGCGCCACCCATCGGATGGCCGTTCCCGGTGACCGCCTGTTCCGGTAGCACCCGGTCCCGGGTCCAAGTCCGGGTCCGGGTCCGGTCCGGTGGGCGGTTCTCCCCTTCCCCGTGCGACGGGAGGGGCGTGACGCCCGGCGGTCGGGGTCGTTGAAGGGGTAGGTCGGCGAAGTGCACGAAGGCCCCGGGTCGATGTCGGGGCCTTCGTGGTGTCCGCCGGTACCCGGCCGAGGCCGGCGGGTGTCCGGGTCTACGCCTTGGGCGTCCAGGGGGTGACGGTGGGCTCGGGGCCTTCCAGGGCCTGGCGGAGCTTCTCCTTCAGGGTCTTCGGTGGGGCCTGGGTCTCCTCCCGTGTGTGGACGAGACGGGCGACGGTGACGCGTATGTGGCATTCGCGGTGGCGCTGTCGGAGCCGGACCAGCCAGCTGCCGTCCGGGGTGAGGAAGGCGTCGCGGGCGGGGGTGTCCCCCACTCTCGCGTGGCGGGCCAGGAGGGCCGGCAGGTGGTTGAGGGCCGCTTCCTCGGCCGTGGCGAGGGCCTGTTCGCGGGTGCCGTCGACCAGGTGGCGGGCGGCCAGTGTCCAGCGATGGAGTTTGAATTCGACACCGTCGGCGTGTCGGGTGGTCCGGGTGTCCTCCTCGATGAGGACGTACCACTGGTCGGTAGTCATGGCCGGAGCCTAGGCAGTCGGGAACCGGCTCGTGGATCCGGCCCCTGTGCGACGGCCCCGGCCGCGTGGTGGGTCCGGTCGTCGGCTCCCGCGGCAGGGGTGGGGGCGGCCGGGCGTGACGGGTGTCGGGTGGGCGGGGGGGGCAGGTCCGGCGGTGCGGGGGTGTCAGGTCCGGTGGTACGGGGCGATGGCGAGCATCGCGACGTCGTCGTGGAGGGTGCGGGCGTGGCGGGGGAGGTCGGTGTTGAGGAAGTCGACGACCTCGGCGGGTCCGGGTGCCGGGCGGCCTTCGAAGCGGTGGCGGAGCCGCTCCACGAGCGGGTAGAAGTCGCCGTCGGTGTCGCGGGCCTCCACCAGTCCGTCGGTGACCAGCAGGAGCACGTCGCCGTGGGTGAACCGGTGCGTGCACACCACCGGCCCGTCCGTCCGGATCAGGGCAGCGCCGGTGGGCCCTGCAGGGTGCGCACCCGGCCCCGGGAGATCAGTACGGGTTCCACGTGTCCGTGGTTGGTCACCGTCACCCGGTCCGTGCGGCTGTCGTACTCGATGAGCACGGCGGTCGCGAACAGTTCGTCGTCGTGGATCTCCTCGGCCTCCCGGACCAGGCCCCGTTCCAGTCGGGCGGCGACGGCCGGCAGGTCCCGGGCCTCGTGGGCGGCCTCACGGAAGCTGCCCAGGATCGTCGCGACCGTGCGGACCGCCGGGAGTCCTTTGCCGCGTACGTCGCCGATGATGGCGCGTTCCCCGGCCCGGGTGGCGCGGATGTCGAAGAGGTCGCCGCCCACCATGGTCCCGGCCTCGCTCGGCTGGTACAGGCAGGCCGCGAGGACGTTGCCGACCTGGTGCGGGACCGGCCGCAGCAGGGCCCGCATCAGGGCCTCGGCGACGGAGTTGGCGTGGACGAGGTGGCGTTCCTGGCCGCGGCGGTGCGCGGCGAGGGCGGTCGCGAGGATGCCGACGAGGGCGGTGGCGATGTCGGCGGTGACGTGGTGGGTCTCGCCCAGGTGGTGGGTGATCGAGGCGAGGAGGCCTTCGAGGAGGATCGCGAGGACGGTGAGCGCGGCGACGACGGCGGGGCCGTAGGCGTACGCGGCGATGGCGGGCAGGGCGATGAGGAAGAAGCTGACCGCCCATTCCTCGCGGAGGGCGATCTCCAGGAGGAGGACGAGGGCGACGTAGAGGAACGGCAGCCATCGCATCCACCGCGGTGGTGGGGTGGGCCGGAAGCCTTCGTCGGTGTCGGCCGTCAGGGGCGGACCCGGGCGGGTGCGACCACCGCCGCCGGGCGGCGTGTGCGGGGCCACGCGCCCACGGGACCTGTGTACACGAGCCTCCTGACACGAGCGTGATCGACTGTCACAGCGTGAGGAGGAAGTCGGGTCGAGGCGTCGATTACGCCGAACGCGGCATGTTGCCGGACGGGGCGGGCGTGCGTGCGGGAGGTGTTCGGGGATCGTGCCGGAGCGTGTGCGACCGCCCTGCGCCGCCACGTCGCGTGCGGCTCCGGGGTTGCGTGCGGTGACCCGGCCGGCGCAGGGGCCGGTACGGGGCCCGCTCGGCTCCCCGGTGGATCCGGGCCCGGCCGGGACGGCGGCGGGGCCTTCACCCCGTGGGTCCACTCCCGGCCGGAACGACGGCTGGGGCCTTCGCCCCGTGATCCGGAGCCGGGCCGGATCGCGGGGCGAAGGCCCCCGGGGCCCGGTGTCCGCCGCCCGCGGACTGCACGCGGGCTCTTGGACCGCACCCGGGGACGGGCCGGGTGCGTGGTGGCGGCCGGGTGCGGGGTGGCGGGCCGGTGCGGGGGTGGGCCCTGTCGTCAGCCGGTCTGCAGTGCGGCCAGTCGTTGGGCGAACGGGACGGTGCCCAGGCGGTTCGCCGGATCGGTGGAGGTGATCGCCCCGGTCGGGGAACGGGGTGCGAGCGCGGCGGTGGTGTCGACGTCGGGGGCGGTGTCCCGGGCGGTGGGGTGCGCGGAGCCCATGGCGCGGGCCAGTTCCGTGCCCGCGCGGGTGATCCGCTGTGCCAGGCCTTCCTCGCCCCAGTCCTCGGAGGCCGCGTAGACGGCGGTGGGGACGACGGGGGCGCGCAGGTGGTTGAAGAGGGGGCGCATGGCGTGTTCGGTGACCAGGCTGTGGCGGGCCGTGCCGCCGGTCGCGCCGATGAGGACCGGTGTGCCGGTGAGGGCGTCCTTGTCGATGAGGTCGAAGAACGACTTGAACAGGCCGCTGTAGGAGGCGGCGAAGACCGGTGTCACGGCGATCAGGCCGTCCGCGGTGGCCACCGCGTCGAGTGCGGCGGCCA comes from Streptomyces virginiae and encodes:
- a CDS encoding lantibiotic dehydratase C-terminal domain-containing protein produces the protein MTHPTGPQHHDRSAPDMPSPDPEATPGPETRDHGALDVAAYYHHPVKAPLLREVMLPLATAATADGTTAHVERHWLHGPHLRLRLQGSDPAAVADTARAAAARIRTWLRAHPSHSDLDRAQLLQQAAEAGRAELLPPPYGPVHPDNTTRIEPVDRRPVRGLLGADGTRLREDLLHSGLDALRAGADFLGRHGDTDRARLRLAVTALAAHACAHPGGLTGGHWSYVSHLEDFLLHDDPDGRLRATFERHAQAAGDTVTALVARIADGHTHDWEQAWADFSRDAWQLTARRHAAGADLHGNPLAYRTRAAATGDAAAHERWNQDIRTRYSEFHRLLRRADPQGTMWSRPDYLIHRACTNALYRLLTVCDVRPLERYLAAHLVVRAVPALTGCDWRTEIGAVIDAVEART
- a CDS encoding lantibiotic dehydratase, coding for MPQPRPHSAPGPDGYRVRSAPYALARATVLAHPAQHPAAAAFRDLLTRLHRLDTELALTAAPLCDDLYAARDSHPADFHRDTVLPLRRALHNRREPRPALLARLGDLPARLPRLAAWLALRADRTTLLTALDTACGPALDAERAALAALCREPALAKATALTSADLLRAMNRAATGTADRRARKEEPTVLRYALRASTKTSPLSWFTAVGWGPLAGDPADGPARPVTSWGAAPVLDGPLRSVVRANRTLTTALTLALLDAPHRRTTLPHRVTSTARTDGPRTAYTRDRPSFAGGRYLVPGEDQAEVTSGGPLRLLTHLAENPVPLPDLTRHLAAALCPHGPDDEHDGGDGNDGGDGGDGGGDGGDGDGSGGGRAAVAAFLDRLTRADLLVPQHPVAPQDPDPLQRLGAWVRSFAPGHPEDAHRADRIAELGALTARFAAAPATDRPGLLTALTQRWTAELAAAGRPVPTGSAPLTVLSEDVIAPRPPVLDGFLGAADHEALAEVTALAELFDLGHLVRRVLRDRFVERYGRGGRCAHPWEFGADVTAAWESAGRIALLDPADRDAFPTETEPLARLRAEITAALREPDSPRDRTTPAAPDEAVLPADTLKTLGERLPATALERPLSYTYFLQRDPAAGLLTVNHVYGGWGRFTSRFLDFLDPRATTEVSRQIRRGLGPGARPAQIRPVGGFNANLHPLLVPDEIGPDRDRTPIAEADLELVHDEATDQVRIHLRTTGEPLDVLYPGFLAPVLLPARIAPHLADHPAGAVDLRPLAPRRTLDAPGGPVTVSSRLRHRHVILQRRRWLLPPAVVAALRADLAADTHPHRVPATATADWRARLGLPEQVFLHPVAAAPTGRATEDFLSRLTRPKPHLADLGNALHLRCLAKWLSRHPDGVVLEEALPAPGGLPAPTRAVELALEVYRDGRPR
- a CDS encoding thiazolylpeptide-type bacteriocin; amino-acid sequence: MNDATQSTGFDLDDLDLGELTVTSMRDTVALPEGGASNGGSSCSCGSSSCAHPQLPELPL
- a CDS encoding thiazolylpeptide-type bacteriocin; translated protein: MSDTAHTPAAELHDLELDLGDLTVTSMRDTAALPEGGASWGSCSCQGSSSCAQPQDVTALEV
- a CDS encoding phospholipase D yields the protein MTSYIEHRAGPRMLLALLSALCAVIGATTLGTAPAAAADQRHPIYAVAHRVDTLDGVDAALAHGANGIEIDVCAWWNPNEWRAWHDCSSAGDNRLGPGFDSMVDRILSHANQGRRLSLVWLDIKDPNYCGERENRGCSVAGLRDKAQRLTAAGIQVLYGFYEYHGGGTPDVGGRGWKSLEGRLGASEGITTTGTRDRAQGAFDRSGAGFPAGRRVMDYGDSDITKGFGNCTEATYYTCAELKRGAADRDGGRLAATLSWTTTYNDPWYVDKLLGEGRVDGIIAGYGAFTGVRDYDGGWQCANSIGLIRDWVNRHGATHRMAVPGDRLFR
- a CDS encoding SpoIIE family protein phosphatase translates to MVCTHRFTHGDVLLLVTDGLVEARDTDGDFYPLVERLRHRFEGRPAPGPAEVVDFLNTDLPRHARTLHDDVAMLAIAPYHRT
- a CDS encoding PP2C family protein-serine/threonine phosphatase codes for the protein MAPHTPPGGGGRTRPGPPLTADTDEGFRPTPPPRWMRWLPFLYVALVLLLEIALREEWAVSFFLIALPAIAAYAYGPAVVAALTVLAILLEGLLASITHHLGETHHVTADIATALVGILATALAAHRRGQERHLVHANSVAEALMRALLRPVPHQVGNVLAACLYQPSEAGTMVGGDLFDIRATRAGERAIIGDVRGKGLPAVRTVATILGSFREAAHEARDLPAVAARLERGLVREAEEIHDDELFATAVLIEYDSRTDRVTVTNHGHVEPVLISRGRVRTLQGPPALP
- a CDS encoding CE1759 family FMN reductase, whose translation is MKLLVVTAGLSSPSSTRLLADRLTAATLDHLDAEPVVLELREQATRIAQHLVTGFPPTELAAALDAVATADGLIAVTPVFAASYSGLFKSFFDLIDKDALTGTPVLIGATGGTARHSLVTEHAMRPLFNHLRAPVVPTAVYAASEDWGEEGLAQRITRAGTELARAMGSAHPTARDTAPDVDTTAALAPRSPTGAITSTDPANRLGTVPFAQRLAALQTG